A single genomic interval of Mangifera indica cultivar Alphonso chromosome 5, CATAS_Mindica_2.1, whole genome shotgun sequence harbors:
- the LOC123216279 gene encoding protein NRT1/ PTR FAMILY 2.13-like — translation MAARGKSESSLFSLYCLTKCFQKAVTSTSAEKGPEPEEMHGNGLSDSKKAAKKKPGGWKSMPFILGNETFERLATFGLVANFTVYLVNELFLEQVVAVNIMNIWTGITHFAPLLGAFISDAYVGRFKTIAFSSFASLLGMMIVTLTAWLPQLHPPKCNAKQQSLIRCKSASKAQLGVLLMGLGFISIGSGGIRPCSIPFGVDQFDPTTEKGVKGITSFYNWYYTTFTAVILVSLTVVVYIQTSVSWVLGFGIPTILMACSIVLFFTGTKLYVYVEPEGSVFSGIAQVFVSAYSKRKLKVQDEEFNGVHFYDPPLKATLLSKLPLTNQFRFLNKAAIIVDDKELDTDGSPTNPWRLCSIQQVEEVKCVIKIIPVWASGILCFVSFTQEKTYTVLQALTMNRHLGPRFQIPAGSISAISLLTIAVWLPIYDRLIVPSVRKVTKHDGGITLLQRIGIGVVFSILSMAVAGLIEKERRAVANSHPNPLGVAPMSVLWLAPQLILMGFCEAFSIIGQIEFFNQQFPDHMRSIANSLISCSFGVASYLSSLLVNIVHSTTGSHSHPNWLTNDINGGRLDYFYYLIAGMGVVNFIYFLYIACRYRYKASVQVEDRKTFNDLELVQSNHEAKEV, via the exons ATGGCGGCCAGGGGTAAAAGCGAGTCAAGCTTGTTTTCGCTATACTGTCTGACAAAATGCTTTCAAAAAGCAGTAACGTCAACCTCGGCAGAGAAGGGTCCGGAGCCAGAAGAAATGCACGGCAACGGTTTGTCAGATTCAAAGAAAGCTGCAAAGAAGAAACCTGGAGGATGGAAATCCATGCCTTTCATCTTAG GAAATGAAACATTTGAGAGGTTAGCAACGTTTGGATTGGTAGCCAATTTTACAGTATATTTGGTGAACGAGCTTTTCCTTGAGCAAGTTGTGGCTGTAAACATTATGAATATCTGGACGGGTATTACCCATTTTGCACCTTTACTTGGTGCTTTCATCTCCGATGCCTATGTTGGCAGATTTAAGACTATTGCTTTTTCCTCCTTTGCATCTCTACTG gGAATGATGATAGTGACGTTAACTGCATGGCTTCCACAACTGCATCCTCCGAAGTGCAACGCCAAACAACAATCTCTTATTCGATGCAAAAGCGCTAGCAAAGCTCAACTGGGTGTTCTCCTAATGGGTCTTGGCTTTATATCAATTGGCTCCGGTGGAATCAGGCCATGTAGTATCCCATTTGGTGTTGATCAGTTTGATCCAACAACTGAAAAAGGTGTTAAAGGAATTACCAGCTTCTATAATTGGTATTACACTACGTTTACTGCGGTGATTTTGGTCTCTTTAACTGTGGTGGTTTATATTCAAACCTCGGTGAGTTGGGTGTTGGGATTTGGAATTCCGACTATACTCATGGCGTGTTCAATCGTTCTATTTTTCACTGGAACCAAACTTTATGTGTACGTTGAACCAGAGGGCAGCGTCTTTTCGGGCATTGCACAAGTGTTTGTTTCAGCTTATAGCAAACGAAAACTTAAGGTTCAAGATGAAGAGTTTAATGGGGTTCATTTCTACGATCCTCCATTGAAAGCCACTCTTTTGTCAAAGCTACCTCTCACCAACCAGTTCAG ATTCCTAAACAAAGCCGCTATCATAGTGGACGATAAGGAACTTGACACTGATGGATCTCCCACTAATCCATGGAGGCTCTGCAGCATCCAACAAGTAGAAGAAGTGAAGTGTGTAATAAAGATCATTCCCGTTTGGGCTTCAGGAATTCTTTGCTTCGTTTCCTTTACACAAGAAAAAACTTACACAGTGCTACAAGCCTTGACAATGAACAGACACCTCGGACCCAGATTTCAAATTCCAGCAGGCTCTATCTCAGCCATATCCTTGCTCACTATAGCCGTTTGGCTCCCAATCTATGACCGCCTAATAGTTCCATCTGTCCGAAAAGTCACCAAACACGATGGCGGCATCACTCTTCTGCAAAGAATAGGAATTGGGGTCGTATTTTCAATTCTATCAATGGCAGTTGCAGGACTgatagaaaaagagagaagggCTGTAGCCAATTCGCATCCAAACCCACTTGGCGTTGCTCCCATGTCTGTTTTGTGGCTAGCTCCTCAGCTTATACTAATGGGGTTCTGTGAAGCATTCAGTATAATCGGACAGATTGAATTCTTCAATCAACAGTTCCCAGACCACATGAGAAGCATAGCCAATTCTCTTATTTCTTGTTCCTTTGGAGTCGCAAGTTACTTGAGTAGCTTGCTGGTCAACATAGTGCATTCAACCACAGGAAGCCATAGCCACCCGAATTGGTTGACAAATGACATCAATGGTGGGCGATTAGATTATTTCTACTATCTTATTGCCGGGATGGGAGTCGTTAACTTCATCTATTTTCTTTACATTGCATGTCGTTATCGTTACAAGGCTAGTGTCCAAGTAGAAGATCGGAAAACCTTCAATGATCTTGAGTTGGTTCAATCCAACCACGAAGCAAAAgaagtttaa
- the LOC123217226 gene encoding uncharacterized protein LOC123217226: MAANAASSDLSDGPVLNVINKRLRALRKKLNRITQMEDSLSQGKTLNKEQEDVLRTKPQVTSLVDELEKLRLPLASAVSEELALHDNNQNSSSPPVSQNDAEINQPQPVDNDAVLFDLLNLLYFGSLFDVKSQSDFTATVLTRTHERGCCLTYDYVTDDATDLLGERDLDMISMLSGLLVSRPIDSSLSHKNALQRCIEHARLWVANADQPIEPNANVTYAGLRKRLNKIMGSDYFTTTPEMKAPVEMAAAANYGSFQVPIHASVVPVSVPVLVEGSAVQYQEKDEDPLNCQEHETGDNQFSPPEELQKDELEIGAEGVSVQEEQIKEEAELEQNLGDGGPKEQQQYVPRRPYQNQRGGRRGGGRRGYLNGRGSRGSGRGGGGYQNGRNQYYDQSGNYYPRNYYNNRGRGGRGGGPPYNNHGATIQGGYATADVGVKS, translated from the exons ATGGCGGCCAACGCTGCTTCCTCCGACCTCTCTGACGGTCCTGTCCTTAATGTTATCAACAAACGCCTCCGTGCCCTCCGCAAAAAATTAAACCGAATAACGCAAATGGAAGACTCCCTTTCCCAAGGGAAAACGCTCAACAAGGAACAAGAAGACGTCCTCCGGACGAAGCCCCAAGTCACCTCTCTTGTCGATGAACTCGAGAAGCTTCGTCTTCCTTTGGCATCCGCTGTCTCTGAGGAACTCGCCCTTCATGACAACAACCAAAACTCATCATCGCCTCCCGTTAGCCAGAACGACGCCGAAATCAACCAACCTCAACCAGTAGataacgacgccgttttgtttGATCTGCTCAACTTGCTGTATTTCGGGTCTTTGTTTGACGTGAAGTCGCAGAGTGATTTCACCGCCACTGTGTTGACAAGAACGCACGAGAGAGGATGTTGTTTGACGTACGATTACGTGACTGATGACGCTACTGATCTGCTTGGGGAGAGGGATTTAGATATGATTTCGATGCTCAGTGGATTGTTGGTTTCGCGACCAATTGACTCGAGTCTGTCTCATAAGAACGCGTTGCAGCGCTGTATTGAGCACGCCAGGCTCTGGGTTGCAAACGCTGACCAGCCTATTGAGCCCAATGCTAATGTCACTt ATGCAGGATTGAGGAAGAGGCTGAACAAGATTATGGGTTCAGATTATTTTACGACCACGCCAGAGATGAAAGCCCCTGTAGAAATGGCTGCGGCAGCAAATTATGGTTCTTTTCAGGTACCAATACATGCTTCTGTTGTTCCAGTTTCGGTGCCAGTCCTGGTGGAAGGTTCAGCTGTACAGTATCAGGAGAAG GATGAAGACCCCCTGAATTGTCAAGAACATGAAACTGGGGATAATCAATTTAGTCCTCCAGAGGAACTTCAAAAG GATGAGTTGGAGATAGGTGCAGAAGGTGTCTCAGTCCAAGAAGAACAAATCAAAGAGGAGGCAGAGTTGGAGCAAAATCTTGGAGATGGAGGGCCTAAGGAGCAACAACAGTATGTTCCCCGAAGACCCTATCAGAATCAAAGAGGTGGTCGTCGTGGTGGTGGGCGAAGGGGCTATTTAAATGGTCGTGGCAGTCGTGGCAGCGGCAGGGGAGGTGGAGGCTACCAGAATGGCCGCAACCAATATTATGATCAGTCTGGTAATTATTATCCAAGAAACTACTATAACAATAGGGGAAGGGGAGGCCGGGGTGGTGGGCCTCCATACAATAACCATGGTGCGACGATTCAAGGTGGTTATGCAACAGCTGATGTTGGTGTGAAATCATGA
- the LOC123216278 gene encoding protein NRT1/ PTR FAMILY 2.13-like, translating into MAARGKSESSLFSLYCLTKCFQKAVTSTSAEKGPEPEEMHGNGLSDSKKAAKKKPGGWKSMPFILGNETFERLATFGLVANFTVYLVNELFLEQVVAVNIMNIWTGITHFAPLLGAFISDAYVGRFKTIAFSSFASLLGMMIVTLTAWLPQLHPPKCNAKQQSLIRCKSASKAQLGVLLMGLGFISIGSGGIRPCSIPFGVDQFDPTTEKGVKGITSFYNWYYTTFTAVILVSLTVVVYIQTSVSWVLGFGIPTILMACSIVLFFTGTKLYVYVEPEGSVFSGIAQVFVSAYSKRKLKVQDEEFNGVHFYDPPLKATLLSKLPLTNQFRFLNKAAIIVDDKELDTDGSPTNPWRLCSIQQVEEVKCVIKIIPVWASGILCFVSFTQEKTYTVLQALTMNRHLGPRFQIPAGSISAISLLTIAVWLPIYDRLIVPSVRKVTKHDGGITLLQRIGIGVVFSILSMAVAGLIEKERRAVANSHPNPLGVAPMSVLWLAPQLILMGFCEAFSIIGQIEFFNQQFPDHMRSIANSLISCSFGVASYLSSLLVNIVHSTTGSHSHPNWLTNDINGGRLDYFYYLIAGMGVVNFIYFLYIACRYRYKASVQVEDRKTFNDLELVQSNHEAKEV; encoded by the exons ATGGCGGCCAGGGGTAAAAGCGAGTCAAGCTTGTTTTCGCTATACTGTCTGACAAAATGCTTTCAAAAAGCAGTAACGTCAACCTCGGCAGAGAAGGGTCCGGAGCCAGAAGAAATGCACGGCAACGGTTTGTCAGATTCAAAGAAAGCTGCAAAGAAGAAACCTGGAGGATGGAAATCCATGCCTTTCATCTTAG GAAATGAAACATTTGAGAGGTTAGCAACGTTTGGATTGGTAGCCAATTTTACAGTATATTTGGTGAACGAGCTTTTCCTTGAGCAAGTTGTGGCTGTAAACATTATGAATATCTGGACGGGTATTACCCATTTTGCACCTTTACTTGGTGCTTTCATCTCCGATGCCTATGTTGGCAGATTTAAGACTATTGCTTTTTCCTCCTTTGCATCTCTACTG GGAATGATGATAGTGACGTTAACTGCATGGCTTCCACAACTGCATCCTCCGAAGTGCAACGCCAAACAACAATCTCTTATTCGATGCAAAAGCGCTAGCAAAGCTCAACTGGGTGTTCTCCTAATGGGTCTTGGCTTTATATCAATTGGCTCCGGTGGAATCAGGCCATGTAGTATCCCATTTGGTGTTGATCAGTTTGATCCAACAACTGAAAAAGGTGTTAAAGGAATTACCAGCTTCTATAATTGGTATTACACTACGTTTACTGCGGTGATTTTGGTCTCTTTAACTGTGGTGGTTTATATTCAAACCTCGGTGAGTTGGGTGTTGGGATTTGGAATTCCGACTATACTCATGGCGTGTTCAATCGTTCTATTTTTCACTGGAACCAAACTTTATGTGTACGTTGAACCAGAGGGCAGCGTCTTTTCGGGCATTGCACAAGTGTTTGTTTCAGCTTATAGCAAACGAAAACTTAAGGTTCAAGATGAAGAGTTTAATGGGGTTCATTTCTACGATCCTCCATTGAAAGCCACTCTTTTGTCAAAGCTACCTCTCACCAACCAGTTCAG ATTCCTAAACAAAGCCGCTATCATAGTGGACGATAAGGAACTTGACACTGATGGATCTCCCACTAATCCATGGAGGCTCTGCAGCATCCAACAAGTAGAAGAAGTGAAGTGTGTAATAAAGATCATTCCCGTTTGGGCTTCAGGAATTCTTTGCTTCGTTTCCTTTACACAAGAAAAAACTTACACAGTGCTACAAGCCTTGACAATGAACAGACACCTCGGACCCAGATTTCAAATTCCAGCAGGCTCTATCTCAGCCATATCCTTGCTCACTATAGCCGTTTGGCTCCCAATCTATGACCGCCTAATAGTTCCATCTGTCCGAAAAGTCACCAAACACGATGGCGGCATCACTCTTCTGCAAAGAATAGGAATTGGGGTCGTATTTTCAATTCTATCAATGGCAGTTGCAGGACTgatagaaaaagagagaagggCTGTAGCCAATTCGCATCCAAACCCACTTGGCGTTGCTCCCATGTCTGTTTTGTGGCTAGCTCCTCAGCTTATACTAATGGGGTTCTGTGAAGCATTCAGTATAATCGGACAGATTGAATTCTTCAATCAACAGTTCCCAGACCACATGAGAAGCATAGCCAATTCTCTTATTTCTTGTTCCTTTGGAGTCGCAAGTTACTTGAGTAGCTTGCTGGTCAACATAGTGCATTCAACCACAGGAAGCCATAGCCACCCGAATTGGTTGACAAATGACATCAATGGTGGGCGATTAGATTATTTCTACTATCTTATCGCCGGGATGGGAGTCGTTAACTTCATCTATTTTCTTTACATTGCATGTCGTTATCGTTACAAGGCTAGTGTCCAAGTTGAAGATCGGAAAACCTTCAATGATCTTGAGTTGGTTCAATCCAACCACGAAGCAAAAgaagtttaa